ATTTGTAGCAACCATCATAATTTAATGCCATTCTAAGGTGTGAGACTGTTGATGTTTGGTTGGAGCAGTTTGAAGCCCTTTTTTCAGAcagataatttttttctttgtatatATTCTGAGAGGTTTACGACAAATCGTATTGAGTGTTACTTTTCTTTGCTTGGATTGAGTATTTTGATAGCTTTGGCAAATTTTCCATTGTAATTTTTATTGGAATCTGACATAATTCTCTTTCAGGATGTGACAGCCACCAAAGGAAATGAATTCGAGGACTATTTTTTGAAGCGTGAGCTGCTTATGggaatatatgagaagggtttTGAAAGGCCTTCCCCAATTCAAGAAGAAAGTATTCCAATTGCTCTTACTGGTAGTGATATACTTGCAAGAGCCAAAAATGGTACAGGGAAAACAGCTGCATTTTGTATTCCTGCCTTGGAAAAAATTGACCAAGAAAACAATGTTATTCAAGGTTTGATCCTCAACTCACCTCGCATGACTTCTGTTGACTTTAATGAAAATGTTTTGTCTATGGTTCATTGCATTGGTCGCATTGTGTGACTACTACTTTTGATCAAAGTGTTTTCAAGTTcttttagaagattaatgcaAGGGATTCAATTCCAATCTCTGACCAATATAGTGTGTTCTCACTGATTtaatcttttgaattttttggttgcaaatTGAACTTCTCCATTATTTTACTTTGTTTACCTATAATTTGCACCACTGATTACAATTTACAAGTTGTGCATAGGATGTAATGTTGCTATGCTATTTTGTTATTACTTGAATGTGCACATTTTATGCAGTTGTCATTCTGGTTCCCACACGAGAGCTGGCTCTTCAGACATCACAAGTTTGTAAGGAGCTTGCAAAGCATTTGAAAATTCAAGTTATGGTTACCACTGGTGGTACCAGTCTGAAGGATGATATTATGCGTTTATATCAACCAGTACATTTACTTGTTGGGACTCCTGGAAGAATACTAGATCTCGCAAAAAAGGGCATTTGTATTTTGAAAGATTGTTCAATGCTTGTTATGGATGAGGTAAATTTTGCTACTTCagtgttttgttgatttctttTCTGAGTTACAAACTACTAACTAATGTACATTGAGGCAATAGAGGTTTTATGATgatcttattttgttttgttcaagTGTATCATGTAGGAAAAATTGACTTGTTCATCTGCAATCTAGAATCTAGTACTTTCAAACTACAATAATCTTAACTGGGTTTCTTCTGCTGCTATATTTTTGATGTTCCAATTGTCTCGGATAGTTATATTTTGCTATAAACTGCATTGTGAAGGGAAGTActgattttgtgtttttttttactatgTGCTTGAGATTTACTAACATTTTTGATGCTTATTATATTCTTTGTGGGGCTAAATGTTCTTTTACAGTGAATGATTTCCAGGTGATTATTCTTTTAAACATCTTTCTCTtgaagataaaaagaaaattgtagtGTTAATAGATTTATTAATATCTCCTTTCCATGTAAAATCAGTATCACTTTCATATGTTTCTTCAGGAAAATGAAGAAGTATGAGCAACATGAATCTGATTCTTTTTACTTGCATTTGTTTCTTCAGGCTGATAAGCTTTTGTCTCCAGAGTTTCAACCATCAATAGAGCAGCTGATTCGATTTCTTTCTGCTAGTCGTCAAATTTTAATGTTTTCGGCCACATTTCCTGTTACTGTCAAGGACTTCAAAGATAGATATCTTCAGAAGCCTTATGTTATTAATCTTATGGATGAGCTTACTCTCAAGGGTATCACCCAGTTCTATGCTTTTGTGGAAGAAAGACAGAAAGTGCACTGCCTAAACACTCTTTTTTCAAAGGTGTGGTCTTGTAATTTAGCTGATGCATACCCTTTTcttttagagttcttcaaagatttaactttctaatgattttttccTGCAGCTGcaaataaatcaatcaattattttCTGTAACTCAGTAAATCGGGTAGAATTGTTGGCTAAGAAGATTACAGAACTTGGCTACTCTTGTTTCTATATTCATGCAAAGATGCTCCAAGACCATCGTAACAGAGTATTTCATGACTTCCGCAATGGTGCTTGCAGAAACCTAGTTTGTACTGGTATGCTTTTtgtgctgttttttttttttattttaattggaTTTGGTAAATATGCGAGCCCATTCCCTACGGCAGCCTATCTAACTTTTCAGAAAGCCTAAAATatatccttttttcttttctttcatgtGGAGGCATTTGAAGTATTTGAGCCTTTCAATTCCTAATTGTTGGTTTCTCATGAAGCTTATGATATACTTAGATTATCTCTTTTCAATTATCTAGCAAATTTTTGAGGTTTCATATTGCAGCTTGAACTAGGTCAAATAATCGCCAATATGTTGGATATCATTCTAATGCTCTTGCTAATTTCCACTGCAGATCTGTTTACCAGGGGGATAGACATCCAAGCGGTGAATGTCGtgattaattttgattttccaaagaacTCGGAAACATACCTGCATAGGGTCTCTTCATGCTGTCTTTGGTTTTCCATTTTATTTGCAGATTGTGTCAGCTTTTCTGTTCTCCTTATgaatattatcattatcatatgCAGGTTGGTCGATCTGGAAGGTTTGGACACCTTGGGTTGGCTGTGAATTTGATCACCTATGAGGACCGCTTTAACTTGTACGTATTTTCTtacttttgtctttcttttgcttctaaAATTTGAATGCCAATTGAATTTTGCACTTCCCCGTTCAAACAGGCACAGGATCGAGCAAGAGCTTGGTACcgaaattaaacaaattcctcCACATATTAATCAGGCAATTTATTGCCGTTAATTTTGGTGAGTGTTTTCCATTTGATCAACTATGTTGAATACCAATGGTGAGCTCCAATGGACATCCTGCTTATGCGATACAGATTCTTATTTTTAGTGTTTAATGCATGGGAAAGGTGATTTGTGGTTAATTAGGATGTATATAAATTGATTTTGTTCTCTCTTCCAGAATGCAGTAATGCTCCTGCCCATAATCTattattttctgttcttttgcTTGCTTGGTTCATTATATGTTGGGGTGATTACATGATAGTTCTTATGTTttgggaagagaatggaaagtCTATATTCACATTTTGGCATGAAGAAACGATACAAAAATATCAACTCACATGTTAGTTGCGAGGATGTGAATGATCATTGTGATTGGTATGTATGAATGGGGAATCTTGATCTAGTGCTAAGGTTGCTTCACTGCATCTTGGAGGTATCTTTGAAAAAAGCCTCTTCGCCTTGTGGGTGCAAGGCTGCTTACTTTTTTTGCTTATCTGACGCTGCCTCTATAGGGAGAGCCATGTACATAAGAGTTTGAGGGAATGATAATCCTGGTGTTTTTTACTGTTTTTTATGGAGTTATTGATTAGGATGCTATTAGTATATTTGAAGCAATGATTTCATATGACAGTTCTTAAGGGTTTAAGATGAAGTTAAGCTGTATGTTAGTGCATAGAGTTAATTTGAAGAGTATTCTTAAAGCTTGTTTGATGCTAATGTTGGCTGATATGATGATCTGACTTGGAAGTTGTCAACTtttaattgcttctttattattGTGCGCCAGTTGATTGTGTATCTTTTGCATGTTTCATAGGGTTGATGAAGTTGTCCATTGGCAAGTATTCTAGCTCCACATCCAGGCAGCAAGACTAAGAATTAGTAGTTAGAGGACCATCTTGTTGGTGCTGTATGCATTTTACccaggaatgcttttattggtttatcCATTTTACGCCCCGAAATATTAACAGGATATTAGGCAAGTTAGAACGGTTTATAAATCCCGGATAGGTGCTGGTCACTGTTCGGGGATGGTTTGATTTCCTTGGCAGTTGGTTTGGCATTACTGTGGTTTGTGATAGCAAGTTGATTGAAGGTGGTTGTACTTCATGCAGAGtatcctctctccctctctctctctctctctctctctctgactgTAGGATCATGCGATAGACTTTCCTCTCTTTGCTTTAGAAATAAAAGCACTGAACTTTTGAGTGCTgtaatttcttttcttcctgTTTAATTTTAGAGTTGATTAAATGTCGGTATGCTTTCCTTCAAGACAATAATATTGCTTTGTACAGGGCCGGAAGAAGTGTTTTATTTGCATGGTTTTTGCAAGCATTAGTGTGAGCTCATAACAATGAGACTGACTTTAAACTTCTATTAGTATGGTTTCTATGTGACTTGATGGATTCTCCTTCCTTTTTCTAAAGGGGAGTAAACGAACACCGCTATATATCTTGGTTCtctaatgctttttttttttattgattgaaCGACcatttccttcttttattcatCTCTGTGTCGTTTCTGCTGTTTCCTAGTCAAAGAAATGAGAGTATCAATCATTGTAAAGTGTGCTCTGATGGTTAGGTATTGGAAGCATTTAATAAGTTGTTGTAGGTGAGACTGTAAGTTGAGTTAATGTGTATGGACTTTGAACTTCAGGGCAATTCGTACGTAGTCACCGACAGCAAAGATGTCGTAATTCGTAAATAATTCAGCATGAAGAAATGTGTTGTCAGTTTGTGTTTAATGCACATTATTATTgatcaattcaaataaaaaaaaaaaagaggtgaaTTGGTGTggattgttatttttttgaatacGGTGAGGGGATGGAGGAGGTTTGAACTCGAGATTTTTAGGAGTTATTATACACATGAATATTATTTGAGTTATTTGTGGTTCTTAGGCCATCCACAGCAGTGATTGGAAACCTAAACTCCACTGTAAATGTAGAGTTTTTCATGAGTTTTGGTTGAATTTTGGGCCTACATCAGCAACTGTATCCAAGACTTTACGTTTTGCTACAGTGAACCTGTAAATCCAGGGGTGAACTCTAGCAAAAACTGgatgattattttaatatatctttttgttttttcttcgtttcattcaattttgtccCGTCTAGTCAACGTTAACTTTGCAGTatagaattttctttttttgtctggcATAGACTCTTTTGTATACACAGAAACTATCTAAAATTAATCTATTTGTAAAAATGGAACTACCataattagttttatttttatcattgtATTTCTAGaatacattaattaattaattaatgatataaaaatgtgaaaaaataaaatttagtttAAAGGAAATATTAATGttagttgattaattaaaaaatatggtAGAATTTTTATGTTATAATAGTTTAAAATGTAtactttaaattaataaaaataattgtataaagtaatatttaaatgatttagagtatggTTTAGAGTGTCCGATGGGTAGATGTACATTTTGAGAAACTGTAAATTTGTGAAAAGTGTGTAAAAACTGAACATTTGAAGTTTTTATTAAGAGTGTCTGTTGTGGATGGTCTTATATGCATATGGGAGGGGATGAAAGAGGTTTGAACTTGAGATTTTTGTAAGATATTATACACATGAATATTATTTGAATTACTTGTGGTTCTCACGTGGAAGATATGTTTCTCTAATTTTGCTAATGCCATTTGTTCGTCGTTTTGAATGTAAAACTGGTGAAAGGATAGACGTTCACTGTTCTCTACTAAAATGGACCTGTTTTCTTTTGACCACATTTATGAGGCTCTGGATGGACCTGTCATTACTCTCTCcgacattattttttttgactaTCTATCTTTTCGCAAGTCGACACTCGGACAATCATTTATTGCTTCGACAAAAACGAAACAGATCATCAACCGATCTGCCCAACGGTCTATACACCAATTGTAAGGGATCATGTGTCGCAATGTTTGGgggaaatgatatttttggtcTCTTAAAGATGGGTTGTGTAACAACTCAGTCCCTTACGTTCTAAATGTAACAATTAGATCATTGGTTTTTGTGAGTCGTAGCTCGATTAATTTTGGGGCAAGTCCGGTCAATCAATTTGTtgacttataaaaaaaagtcaaacatAATCTTTTTATAATTGATTTCGCACACATGGCATTTAGGTGTAACAAAATAGTCACTGATAAATTCTCAATGTATCAAACTAGTCCCATATAGATTCATATCAGTAGAATTCCATACACATATTAATAAGTCTTCAGGAACATTCATCCAACAAAAGAGTCCAAAGGCAGGAAGACATAAAAACAATTTAGTAGTTCAACATactcaaaatcatcaaaatataGTGTCAAGTATCTTCAAACATCCCTCAACGCACGATTGGTTGATTCTTGGGTTCCATTAAGCATGGATGTGTATCTTGAACCTGAGGTTGCAGCTCTCAAGGTATCAGTAGTTGCTGATCTTCTCAATGCCATATTTGACCTAACTGGAGCTTACTCTTAGTTTTTGGCTCATCATGCTCtagtcttctctttttttttctctcccaatCACAACATTTGTTTTTGATGGGAGAACCACATCACCAGTCACCCTAGGCCATAAAATAGATCCACTGGTAGGCATTACATTATGCACATATACCCTCAGTATTGTTTCCTTCTACTAATATGAATCTATATGAGACTAGTTTGATACACTGAGAATTTGTCAATAACTATTTTGTTTACACCTAAATGCCTCGTGTGCAAAATCAGTGATAAAAACGGTAATGTTTGACTTTTTTTGATGGACAAACAAATTGATTGACCGGATTTGCCCCAAAACTGCCCGAGTTATGACTCACAAAGACCAGTGATCTAATTGTTACGTTTGAAACGTGAGGGATTGAGTTATTACATAGCCCATCTGTGAGGAaccaaaagtatcattttcccCAATGTttgagcaaccacaatggtcaaattttgttggggataacaaaatgtattggtataatagtgtaaatttgctggttttactttttgtgtaatagaggttagacccagt
This sequence is a window from Tripterygium wilfordii isolate XIE 37 chromosome 8, ASM1340144v1, whole genome shotgun sequence. Protein-coding genes within it:
- the LOC120004098 gene encoding DEAD-box ATP-dependent RNA helicase 8-like, whose protein sequence is MNNNNRGRYPPGIGVGRGGEGNTNPNFQSRTPQQQQQYLQRNYVHNHQQFQQQQQHHHNQQQHHHNQQQHHHNQQQLQQQQQQQWLRRGQLPVAHSVVDEVEKTVQSEAVDPSSQDWKAGLKIPAADTRFKTEDVTATKGNEFEDYFLKRELLMGIYEKGFERPSPIQEESIPIALTGSDILARAKNGTGKTAAFCIPALEKIDQENNVIQVVILVPTRELALQTSQVCKELAKHLKIQVMVTTGGTSLKDDIMRLYQPVHLLVGTPGRILDLAKKGICILKDCSMLVMDEADKLLSPEFQPSIEQLIRFLSASRQILMFSATFPVTVKDFKDRYLQKPYVINLMDELTLKGITQFYAFVEERQKVHCLNTLFSKLQINQSIIFCNSVNRVELLAKKITELGYSCFYIHAKMLQDHRNRVFHDFRNGACRNLVCTDLFTRGIDIQAVNVVINFDFPKNSETYLHRVGRSGRFGHLGLAVNLITYEDRFNLHRIEQELGTEIKQIPPHINQAIYCR